The following proteins are encoded in a genomic region of Brachypodium distachyon strain Bd21 chromosome 1, Brachypodium_distachyon_v3.0, whole genome shotgun sequence:
- the LOC100823208 gene encoding calcium-dependent protein kinase 9, which yields MGNACLFCCTTTTSPQPHAPESAEAPPPPPYTRKKKPQTTPSTSQSHSQGKPSPTAARASPNPKPRPSRPRPKPNPYAAASPSRGPGGPRVLDGVVPHHPRGPRVTDKYHLGRELGRGEFGVTRLATDRGPSRERLACKSIPKARLRTAVDVADVRREVSIMASLPDHPALVRLRAAYEDVDAVHLVMELCDGGELFDRIVARGRYTERAAAAAARTVAEVVRALHAAGVVHRDLKPENFLYKGKSEDAQLKAIDFGLSVFFRPGERFTEIVGSPYYMAPEVLRRNYGPEVDIWSAGVILYILLCGVPPFWAETEQGVARSILRGVVDFQREPWPRISDSAKSLVRQMLEMDPKKRLTARQVLEHPWLQDAKKAPNVPLGDIVRARLKQFSVMNRFKKKAMRVIAEHLSAEEVEVIKEMFALMDTGKNGRVTLQELKAGLTKVGSKLAEPEMELLMEAADVDGDGYLDYAEFVAITIHLQRLSNDEHLRTAFLFFDKDSSGYIERQELADALADDNGQANHAVVDHVLQEVDTDKDGRVSFEEFVAMMKSGTDWRKASRQYSRERFKTLSNSLIKDGSISMAR from the exons ATGGGCAACGCTTGCTTGTTCtgctgcaccaccaccacctcgccTCAGCCACACGCGCCCGAGTCGGCGgaagcaccgccgccgccgccgtataccaggaagaagaagccgcaGACGACACCATCCACGAGCCAAAGCCACAGCCAGGGCAAACCAagccccaccgccgccaggGCCAGCCCTAACCCGAAGCCCAGACCTAGCCGACCCAGGCCCAAGCCCAACCCATACGCAGCGGCGTCGCCGTCCCGCGGCCCCGGCGGCCCGCGGGTGCTGGACGGCGTGGTGCCGCACCACCCGCGCGGGCCACGCGTGACGGACAAGTACCACCTGGGCCGCGAGCTGGGCCGGGGCGAGTTCGGCGTGACCAGGCTCGCCACGGACCGCGGCCCGTCACGGGAGCGGCTGGCCTGCAAGTCCATCCCCAAGGCCCGGCTCCGGACGGCCGTGGACGTGGCCGACGTGCGCCGGGAGGTGTCCATCATGGCGTCGCTCCCCGACCACCCGGCGCTCGTGCGGCTCCGGGCCGCCTACGAGGACGTGGACGCCGTGCACCTCGTCATGGAGCTCTGCGACGGCGGGGAGCTGTTTGACAGGATCGTGGCCCGCGGGCGGTACAcggagcgcgccgccgcggccgcggccaggACCGTGGCCGAGGTTGTGCGCGCGCTGCACGCCGCCGGGGTCGTGCATCGGGACCTCAAGCCGGAGAATTTTTTGTATAAGGGGAAGAGCGAGGACGCGCAGCTCAAGGCCATCGACTTTGGACTCTCCGTCTTCTTCCGGCCAG GCGAGCGGTTCACGGAGATCGTGGGCAGCCCGTACTACATGGCCCCGGAGGTGCTCCGCCGTAACTACGGCCCCGAGGTGGACATCTGGAGCGCCGGCGTCATCCTCTACAtcctcctctgcggcgtcCCTCCCTTCTGGGCCG AGACGGAGCAGGGCGTGGCGCGCTCCATCCTGCGCGGCGTGGTGGACTTCCAGCGCGAGCCCTGGCCCCGGATCTCCGACAGCGCCAAGAGCCTCGTGCGCCAGATGCTCGAGATGGACCCAAAGAAGCGCCTCACCGCCCGCCAAGTCCTCG AGCACCCGTGGCTGCAGGACGCGAAGAAGGCGCCGAACGTGCCGCTGGGCGACATCGTGCGCGCGAGGCTGAAGCAGTTCTCGGTGATGAACCGGTTCAAGAAGAAGGCGATGCGGGTGATCGCGGAGCACCtgtcggcggaggaggtggaggtgatCAAGGAGATGTTCGCGCTCATGGACACGGGCAAAAACGGCCGGGTCACGCTCCAGGAGCTCAAGGCCGGCCTCACCAAGGTCGGCTCCAAGCTCGCCGAGCCCGAGATGGAGCTGCTCATGGAGGCC GCTGACGTGGATGGCGACGGGTACCTTGACTACGCCGAGTTCGTGGCCATCACCATCCACCTGCAGCGGCTCTCCAATGACGAGCACCTGCGCACGGCGTTCCTCTTCTTCGACAAGGACAGCAGCGGCTACATCGAGCGCCAGGAGCTGGCCGACGCGCTCGCCGACGACAACGGACAGGCCAACCACGCCGTCGTCGACCACGTCCTGCAAGAGGTGGACACGGACAAGGATGGCCGGGTCAGCTTCGAGGAGTTCGTGGCCATGATGAAGTCCGGGACGGACTGGCGGAAGGCGTCCAGGCAGTACTCCAGGGAGCGGTTCAAGACGCTCAGCAACAGCCTCATCAAGGACGGATCGATCTCCATGGCACGCTAA